Within the Pseudomonas guangdongensis genome, the region AAGTTGTAGGCCAGCAGCAGACCCAGGCGCCGCTGGCGCTGCTCGGCGGGGATCGCCAGGGTCAGCGCGCCCATCAGGCCGCCGCACATGCCTATGCAGTGGCCGCCGCCGAGCAGGCCGAGCACCAGGGCCGAGAGCAGCAGGGGCAGCAGTTCAGTCACGCGGCGACTCGGGTGTATCGGTCCGGGCCGCGGGCTTGTCGGCGGAGTCGCCGGAGATGCCCGCCTGGTGACGGGGATCTTCCTCGTCGAACAGGATGCTGTGCGCCGGGCCGTCCAGATCGTCGTACTGGCCGTTGTTGACGGCCCAGAAGAACAGCCAGATGGCCAGGGCGACCACCACTACGGCAACCGGGATCAACAGGTAGAGTGCGGACATGGGGGTCTCCGATGGGCGGGCGCGGCGCCGCGCCGTGGCTGGACGAGGCGCATCAGGCGGCCTGTGCCGCAGGGGCGGGCGCTGTGGCGACCGGGCGCGGCGGGGTGCTTACCCGGCTCAGGCGCAGGGCATTGACCACCACCACCAGCGAACTGAGCGACATGCCGATCGCCGCCCACCCCGGAGTGATCCAGCCCAGGGCGGCGAAGGGCAGTACCAGGCCATTGTACAGACAGGCCCAGCCGAGGTTCTCGACGATGATGCGGCGGGTGCGGCGCGCCACGTCCATGGCCTGCACCAGACTGTCCAGGCGGTTGGAGAGCAGCACGGCGTCGGCGCTGGTCTTGGCCAGGTCGGTGGCGCTGCCCATGGCCACGCTGATGTCGGCTCCGGCCAGGACCGGCACGTCGTTGACGCCATCGCCGAGCATCAGCACGCGATGGCCGGCTTGGTGCAGTTCGCGCAGCACGGCGAGCTTGGCGTCGGGTGTCAGGCCGCCGCGGGCATCGCCGATTCCCAGCTCGCGAGCCACGCTGGCGACCATCGGCGAGCTGTCGCCGGACAGCAGCAGGACTTGCCAGCCGCGCTGGCGGGCGGCCTGCATCAGCAGGACGGCGTCGTCGCGCAGGCGGTCGTCGAGACGGAACCAGGCCAGTGCTCCCCGGGTATCGCCGAGCAGCAGCCACTGGCCCGGCTCGTCGGGCATCGGGGCTGCCGGGGTGCC harbors:
- the ccoS gene encoding cbb3-type cytochrome oxidase assembly protein CcoS, translating into MSALYLLIPVAVVVVALAIWLFFWAVNNGQYDDLDGPAHSILFDEEDPRHQAGISGDSADKPAARTDTPESPRD